The DNA window CCATTACCGTCTCGATTTCGTTTGAGCCCGTCCACCAATCCCACCCACGCGCCCCACCAAGGAGCCTGCCATGTCCGAATCGCCTCAAGCCGCTGCGCTCGGCGCCGCGGTTGCACACTGGCGCGGCGCCGTTACGCCGCCACGCGAACCGCTGCTCGGGCGCTATTGCCGGCTGGAGCCGCTCGACACCGAGCGCCATGCCCATTCGCTTTGGCGCGCCTTCGCCGGCGCCGAGGAGAACTGGCGCTATCTGCCGCAGCCGCCGTTCAGTGAATTCGCCACCTATCGGGATTGGCTCGAGCGAGCAGCACTCGAACGTGACCCTCTGTTCTTCGCCATCGTCGTCGACGAAGAGGCGATCGGAGTGGCCAGCTACTTGCGCATCGTGCCGGAGCAGGGCGTGATCGAAATCGGCAATCTGAACTTCTCACCCCGGCTGTCGCGTACCCCGGCCGCCACGCAAGCCCTGTTCCTGCTGCTGAAAAATGCCTTCGACCTGGGCTATCGGCGAGTCGAATGGAAGTGCGATTCGCTCAACGCGCCATCGCGGCGTGCGGCGATGAGGCTGGGGTTCGTCTTCGAAGGGATATTCAGACAGGATCGGGTGGTCAAGGGGCACAACCGCGATACCGCCTGGTTCTCGATCATCGATACCGAATGGCCAACCTTGGCCGCCGGCATATCGCAGTGGCTGGCAGCGGAGAATTTCGATGCCTCGGGGCAGCAGCGCAGCTCGCTCTCTACGATGATCGCTCGTGCGAGGGAAACTGGGAGGAGCTCACTGATACTCAAGACCCCACCGCCTTCGTCCACCGAGAGCTACGCCTTCATGCGCGACAAGCTGCGCTATCACTGCGATAGCGCCGATCTCGCGCTCGATCTCGCCGCGGGCATCGAGGATATCGTAGTGATCGATACCCGTGCCCATGCCCGCTACATCGAAGGCCACATCCCCGGCGCAGTGAGCCTGCCCCACGCCACCATGGATTCATCTACCGCGGCGGCGCTGGACCGGGCCAAGACCTACGTCACCTACTGCGATGGCATCGGCTGCAACGGCTCGACCCAGGGCGCGATGAAACTCGCCGCACTGGGCTTTCAGGTCAAGGAGCTGCTTGGCGGACTGGACTTCTGGCAGCGCGACGGCCACCCGATCGAGCGCGGGAAGTCGGCTGGCCGAATGCCCACACGGCCAGCCCCCGCCTGCGGCTGCTGAGATGCCGGCAAAGCGCGCAGGCCTCTCGGGCGCTTGCGCAGTCTTTGCCGGCGAAACGCCGCCGACGATACCCGGCTCGCTAGCGATACTCGACGACCAGCAGCGCCCCGCTGGCATCGCTGCGCCCGACACCGGGCACTTCCTGCCAGCGGTAGGCGACCACCGGGGTCTGCGCACTGGAGCCCGACAGCATGGCGATGCTCTGGTTACCGACGATGGTGGGGCGCGCGACTTCAAGCGATGCGCGCTGCGGACAAGAAGAGAGAGAAACTTGACGGCTCCCGAGCTCGATACTGCAGGTCGACTCGACGACCGAGCCACCGAAGCGGACCGTACCCCCCGCCGCCTGGACTGTGGCACTCCCGATGCCCGCCAGCAGCGCGACCAAGCCTACGCTCAAGTACATACGCATGTTCATGGCTATCCCCTCCGAACGCAGTCACCGATGGAAGTCGCCCGCAACCCGCTGTATGGCCTCTATTCTTTTTGTCTTTCCGATCCCGTGGTCGAATGCAGTCCTCTGTTGTGTCTACCGTTGTGTCTACCGGTTAGGCCCTTGGCGCCGACGCCGCCCAAGCCCCTTTTTCCCACTATCGACAATTTTTGCCGGCGCTGTAGGAAAATTCCCAACATGAGGCTTCAGCCAATCGGTACGGCCCAGCGTGGCGATTCGTCGCCGCTGATCCGCCGCCGGGCACGCCGGGAATGCGCGCACCGCGCTCGAAGGCGCGGTGCGAAATGAAAGGATGCGTCGTCGCGGTCGCTGGGTTCCCCACCGGCGTTTCGCAGCGAGGGGCCACCCAGCGCACTTCAGGTGGGAGGAGTGATCTTGCCGCTCGTGCCGCCGCTCATTGGTAGGTGACGTTGTAGGTGGCGATCGCGTGCACCTTGCCCGCGCGTGCGTTTGGCTGGGCCTGGTAATAGCGCGCCAACAGCTGCATCACCACCGAGCTGTCGCCCTCGTTGGCATTGAGCCTGGCGAGCCTCAAGGTTTCGCCCAGCGCGATCGGCGTATTGGCGCTGCCGCGGTCGTCGAGCATCTGGATGCCGATGCCCGAGGCTGCGTTGCCGCCCGACTCTTCGTTTCTCAGCACGCCCTGGGAGGCATTGGTGCCTGGAGCGGCGTTACCGGCGAAACTCACATAGACGTCGGCGAAGGTACCCGAGATACCGGAGCCGCCGTTGCAGCGCATATCGAGCGAGAACGGCACCTCTCCCTGGGTACTACCGACACCGCTGAAGCCGGAGATCGGCACTGCCGCGAGATTGATCGTCTGATTGCGCTGGCCAAGGATCGAACAGGTAGGCGAGATGATCGTGATCGCCTCGCCGGAAATCCTCGACTCGAGCATCGGATTGTTCCGATTGCTGCTCAACCGATAGGAGCTGTAGGTCCCCGACGTCAGCGCCCCACTGCTAGTGGACGACTCGGTCTTGATGATTTCGACCACGAACCTGGAACCCGCCAGGGTATAGCTGGTGCCGCCCAAGCCCCCGGAGATCGGCAGCGAGTGGGGATAGCGCACATCGCCGACGCTGCCACCAGCGCCCAGCCGGCTGAGCCGGATGCCGATTCCGCGGATGTTGGTCTGGTAGACCGAGTCGCCGAGGGCCGCGAAGCCAGGAATCACCACTACCCCTTCCGCCGTATCGGACTGCCGCCAGGCGCAGTTCACCACCGCTTGGCTGCTCGCCTGGATGGGGAATTCCCGGCGTACCAGCACATCGCCCACGGCGGACTCCTGCGGCACCACGACGCGACCGACGTTCATCTCCACCACGGCGGTTCTGACCGAGCCGTTCCTGGTGCAGGCCGCATGGGCCGTGCCCTGGGCCAATACGCCGAGGCAAAGCAGCGCGCCACCAAGGGCCAGCGACAGCGCACGCATGCGCCCCCCTCTCAGCAAGCGATTCATTCACACACTCCTTCGAGCATCACGTAGCCATCGCCCTTGCGTTGGTCCTCGGGCACCTCGTACTCGATTTCGCACCGCTCGCTCTCGCCTGCTCCCAGGCGCACGACCAGCCGCCCTTGCATAAGGTCGGTGCGCACGAAGATGGTGCTGCCCTGCCCCACCACACCGACGCTCTGGCCTTCTTCATCGGTCACTTCGGCACCGAAGGGCAGTGGCGCTGTCCCGGCGTGACCTGCGCGAATCAGGATCGAGCGGCCGGTGACGGTGGTGAAGCTCACCTTGGTGATCGCCCCACCGAAGGGTGCGACCTGGCGCACCGTGTTGCGCAGTTCGACATTGGCCGAGGTGCCCAATGGATCGATTTCGATCGTGTTCAATCGATAGGGACGCACGTAGGGCACCAGGGCATAGCCATTGGCGTCGATACGGGCCCCGGGTGCGCTCGGCAACAGGGCGCCTTCGGCGTCGGGCGCCTCGACCAGCACCATCGTGTCCGTGCCTTGCGGTGCGAACGTCGCTCCGCCCTGATGCAGTACCACGGCGCCCATCGCGCCCACCGAGGCCTGACGGTAGCTGCGGCTCTGGCTGAAGTTGCCGTTCAAGGTCGAATAGGGAGCGCGATAGGTGGCTCCGAACGAGCCTGCGTTATCTCCGCCCCGCTGCTGGCTCACTGAGGCGGTGTAGCTGATGTTGCGGTCCACGCCAGCGGCACCGTTGATACCAATGCGAGACTCCTGGTATCTGGCATCCTCGAAGCCCACGCCACCGGTGAGGTTGGCGCTGCCCCCACCGCCGGTTCCCAATGGGTAGGAAAAGCTCAGGTAGTAACGGGTGCCGCTGTCGTCGTAGCGCTCGTTGACCCGGCCCACGGAGAGCGAGTAGGAAAGCGCCCCAAGCATGTTGTTGTAGTTGATCTGGTACTCCCGCTGGGTGCCTGCCTCTCCCCAGTAGTCCGAGATTCGCGCATTGAAGTAGATCCCTCCCCATCCGCTCGGCAGGTTCTGGCTCACGGTCGCGGTCACGCCGTTGCGCTCGCGTCGCATCGTCTGCGGGTCACGTCCACGGCGGACGTACTCATGCGCGTAGAGAGCGTCGTTGACGCTGAAGTAGTCGCTGGTGGAATAGCGGTAGGCGGCCAGCACCAGGTTGGTGCTGGTGCGCGCGAACATCCTGTTGAAGCTCAAGCGGTAGCTCTGACCGCTATAGCTCGACCGCCCAGCGAGATCGGTCTGCGCATGGGTCATATCGAACGACATCGCGCCCCAGGGCGTACTCCAACCGGTCCCCAGCAGCACCGAGTTGTATCCATCGAAACCGGTATTGCCCAGGTAGCCGGTGAACAGGTTGGTCAACCCACGCTGATACGTCGCCTGGTAGAGCGCGGGGTTGTCACTCAGGTAGTCGTAGTCCACCCGCCCGACCGAGAGCGCGTAGCGGCTATGGCCGACCCGCAAGAGCTGGGTGATCGAGGCATAGGGAATGGCGAAGGTACGCTCGCGACCATCCGCCTCGGAGATCGTCACCTGCAGCTCGTTACCGAAACCGGAGGGATAGAGATCATCGATCAAAAAAGGGCCCGGGGTGACGTTCACCCGATAGAGGACATTACCGTCCTGGCGGATCGTGACCAGCGCGTTGGTTTCCGCCACGCCCCTGATTTCAGGCGCATAGTTGCGCATGCCATCGGGCAGCATGTTGTCGTCGGTGCGCAGGTCGACCCCTCGCAGCCGGGTGCTGTCGAAGAACTCTCCATTGGTACTGACGTCGCCCAGGGTGATCTGCGACTTGATCGACGCGATGCCGCGCTGCAGATAGGTCCGATTGCCATCCCAGCGCATGCCGCTTGAATAGCCGCTGCCATCCTGCCAGTTGAGCGATCCCAGGTGCTTGAACAGCCATCCGGCATGGCTGAAACCAATATCCAAGCCCAGATAGGCCGAGGAGAAATCGCCGCCCTGGTAGGCGCTATAATGCGTATTGTAGGCGTTGAAGTTGTAGCCGATGTTGGCTGCGGTAATGCCCTCGCTCCAGAACGAGGGGGAGACATAGTTCCTGGCCTGGCGCCGGAGATAGGTCTGGGGAACGATGAGATCCAGCCGCAGCGAGGAAGGGTCGAAACTCACCCGTGCGTTCGGATCGTCAATCCAGCTCGACAGCGGTTCGCAGGCGTTGGGATCGTCACGCAGCACCGCTGGCAGCCGGTTGGTGTCGATCCCGAACTGATCGAACATCAGCCGGGTAAAACACAGCGTCGCCTGGGACTCGCCCTCGAGGTTGCGAAAGGTCAGCGTGAAGCGCCCTTTCCACTCGCTATTGGTGTAGATATCGCTTTCGTACTGACCCGCCAGGATCGGATTGGTGGTGGAAAAGCGAGAGAGATCGGCCTTGCCGGCGTCACCAAATAGAAAACCGTTATTGAACACGGCCGCGGTCCCAGCCGAATTTTCCGCTGGAGCATCGCGATCGATCGCGCCAGGCTCGCCTGCGCCATTGGCCATCGCCTGGGCCGTAAAGACCCCCGCCATCGCGAGCCATAGCAGAATGCCAGGAGCGCAGGCATTACATAAAAGCCTGCTCATGATCGAGCGAGACCCAGCTGGGCGACAATGCTCTTGAGCTTGTAAATGATCGTGCCCGCCATGCCTGGATCCCATTCATGCCCGCATGAAAATCGACACTTTTTTATTCAACGACCGCCATCGAGCTATTACTCGAGCCATAATCATTGATATTCATGAAGCGAATCTTCTGACCCGCCGAGAGAGGCGTATCGAGAGAAACGTCTTGTTGTGAGAAAGGCGCAATCATATTGGCATCATGACTAAGAGATTCATCTCCAACCTCGGAAAAAATCTCGGTGACGGTGATATAAAAAGGCGTTGGATTGTCGATACGCACCCCTCCCGGGACCGCCTTCCAGGTCATCTGCCCAATCGCCTGGGTACGATTGGGCAGGCCTGCCGGACGATAGAACAGCTTCAAGCGCGAACGAATCGCCAGCTGCACGTAGTTGTCCTCAGCGCTGTCAGTAGGCGCGGGTGGGATGTCCAATACGTTCAGCCAATAGAGGGATTCCCGGTCCTGGGGCAGCTGGGCGCCCTGGAAGTGGACTCTCACCGTCTGCCCCCCATTCGCTTCCAGTCGCGCCACCGGCGGGGTGATCACGAAGGGAACGGAAATCTGCTCGGGGGTCAGTGCCGCATTGCCATCATCGATCCATACCTGCGCCAGGGCGGGACGATCGGCCTTGTTGCTCAGTTGCACGGTGATTTCCCGGGCATCACCGGAATAGATGAAGCGGGTGCCATTGATAACGATATTGTCCGCCAGCGATTGCTGGCAGAATAAAAAAAACGCAAATGAATAAAGCCATTTCACGGCCGTACCTCAAGAACAAATAACGACGAATGACCAGCGCATGAAAAATGGGCGCATCCTTGCGCCCATGGACGATGGCTTAGTTGTATTCGACTTGATAGGTCGCGTAGCTCTGGACGCCGCCAGCGGTGACCGCATCGGGCGTCTGGGTGACATAGCCAACGTAATAGGTGAACAGCGCCGAGGAGCCGTCGGTGGTATCAGCGGAGCTTTGTGCCTGCTCGCCGCCGGGAATGATACGGGTGGTGCTGTCCAGCGACGTAGCGGTGGAAAGCGCCAGCTGGATGTTCGCCCCGTCAGCGCCCAGCGAGTTGGCCAGATAGCCCGCGGCATCGCCCGAAGCCCCCTGCAGCAGATTGCCGCCGACCCAGCTGACGCTGAGGCTGCCATCATCGATGCTGTCTCCCGCCGCCGCGCAGTCGGAAACCCGAACGGTGAAGGGAGTCGCCTTGTAGAAAGCGCCCGCGGTGGAGACTTCGGCGATCGAGACCGGGGCCAGGTAGACGCTTGCGTCGCTGCCCTGGCCGTTGACCGAGATGGTGCAGGATACGTCGGTGACCTCTCCATAGAAGTCGACGCGACCGCCGCCAACATCGTTGGTGGCTGCCAGCGCGAGACCGGTCGAGGACAGCAGAGCTGCGGTCATCAACCCCATGGCGAATGTCTTGTTCATGGTGTTCTACCTTCCGGATCACTTCATTGGTGGTGAATACCTCCCCGCTCAGGGAGAGACATTTGCAGTACGTTCAAGCGAGGAGGCTTCACAGGTGTCTGGGGCATCATGGAGAGAGCGTCGCTGACCAGCGTTGAAGACGCCTCGGCCTGTCCTCTGACTCGAGCCAGGGCCAAAATAATGACGCAACGTCCCAAATACCAGACGAGGAGTTCAAAACCAGAATTTTCTTACATTCGGTTACGAGGAAGGC is part of the Halotalea alkalilenta genome and encodes:
- a CDS encoding type 1 fimbrial protein, which produces MNMRMYLSVGLVALLAGIGSATVQAAGGTVRFGGSVVESTCSIELGSRQVSLSSCPQRASLEVARPTIVGNQSIAMLSGSSAQTPVVAYRWQEVPGVGRSDASGALLVVEYR
- a CDS encoding fimbria/pilus outer membrane usher protein → MFNNGFLFGDAGKADLSRFSTTNPILAGQYESDIYTNSEWKGRFTLTFRNLEGESQATLCFTRLMFDQFGIDTNRLPAVLRDDPNACEPLSSWIDDPNARVSFDPSSLRLDLIVPQTYLRRQARNYVSPSFWSEGITAANIGYNFNAYNTHYSAYQGGDFSSAYLGLDIGFSHAGWLFKHLGSLNWQDGSGYSSGMRWDGNRTYLQRGIASIKSQITLGDVSTNGEFFDSTRLRGVDLRTDDNMLPDGMRNYAPEIRGVAETNALVTIRQDGNVLYRVNVTPGPFLIDDLYPSGFGNELQVTISEADGRERTFAIPYASITQLLRVGHSRYALSVGRVDYDYLSDNPALYQATYQRGLTNLFTGYLGNTGFDGYNSVLLGTGWSTPWGAMSFDMTHAQTDLAGRSSYSGQSYRLSFNRMFARTSTNLVLAAYRYSTSDYFSVNDALYAHEYVRRGRDPQTMRRERNGVTATVSQNLPSGWGGIYFNARISDYWGEAGTQREYQINYNNMLGALSYSLSVGRVNERYDDSGTRYYLSFSYPLGTGGGGSANLTGGVGFEDARYQESRIGINGAAGVDRNISYTASVSQQRGGDNAGSFGATYRAPYSTLNGNFSQSRSYRQASVGAMGAVVLHQGGATFAPQGTDTMVLVEAPDAEGALLPSAPGARIDANGYALVPYVRPYRLNTIEIDPLGTSANVELRNTVRQVAPFGGAITKVSFTTVTGRSILIRAGHAGTAPLPFGAEVTDEEGQSVGVVGQGSTIFVRTDLMQGRLVVRLGAGESERCEIEYEVPEDQRKGDGYVMLEGVCE
- a CDS encoding fimbrial protein — encoded protein: MNRLLRGGRMRALSLALGGALLCLGVLAQGTAHAACTRNGSVRTAVVEMNVGRVVVPQESAVGDVLVRREFPIQASSQAVVNCAWRQSDTAEGVVVIPGFAALGDSVYQTNIRGIGIRLSRLGAGGSVGDVRYPHSLPISGGLGGTSYTLAGSRFVVEIIKTESSTSSGALTSGTYSSYRLSSNRNNPMLESRISGEAITIISPTCSILGQRNQTINLAAVPISGFSGVGSTQGEVPFSLDMRCNGGSGISGTFADVYVSFAGNAAPGTNASQGVLRNEESGGNAASGIGIQMLDDRGSANTPIALGETLRLARLNANEGDSSVVMQLLARYYQAQPNARAGKVHAIATYNVTYQ
- a CDS encoding fimbrial biogenesis chaperone; this translates as MKWLYSFAFFLFCQQSLADNIVINGTRFIYSGDAREITVQLSNKADRPALAQVWIDDGNAALTPEQISVPFVITPPVARLEANGGQTVRVHFQGAQLPQDRESLYWLNVLDIPPAPTDSAEDNYVQLAIRSRLKLFYRPAGLPNRTQAIGQMTWKAVPGGVRIDNPTPFYITVTEIFSEVGDESLSHDANMIAPFSQQDVSLDTPLSAGQKIRFMNINDYGSSNSSMAVVE
- a CDS encoding GNAT family N-acetyltransferase; its protein translation is MSESPQAAALGAAVAHWRGAVTPPREPLLGRYCRLEPLDTERHAHSLWRAFAGAEENWRYLPQPPFSEFATYRDWLERAALERDPLFFAIVVDEEAIGVASYLRIVPEQGVIEIGNLNFSPRLSRTPAATQALFLLLKNAFDLGYRRVEWKCDSLNAPSRRAAMRLGFVFEGIFRQDRVVKGHNRDTAWFSIIDTEWPTLAAGISQWLAAENFDASGQQRSSLSTMIARARETGRSSLILKTPPPSSTESYAFMRDKLRYHCDSADLALDLAAGIEDIVVIDTRAHARYIEGHIPGAVSLPHATMDSSTAAALDRAKTYVTYCDGIGCNGSTQGAMKLAALGFQVKELLGGLDFWQRDGHPIERGKSAGRMPTRPAPACGC
- a CDS encoding fimbrial protein, which codes for MNKTFAMGLMTAALLSSTGLALAATNDVGGGRVDFYGEVTDVSCTISVNGQGSDASVYLAPVSIAEVSTAGAFYKATPFTVRVSDCAAAGDSIDDGSLSVSWVGGNLLQGASGDAAGYLANSLGADGANIQLALSTATSLDSTTRIIPGGEQAQSSADTTDGSSALFTYYVGYVTQTPDAVTAGGVQSYATYQVEYN